Proteins from a single region of Verrucosispora sp. NA02020:
- a CDS encoding helix-turn-helix transcriptional regulator, whose translation MSVWQVPVDLLAHSRFVISPMTDTVAALRALHSPRRPWQHAWRRPHLDAYQRMVAARPLLPALLAAAFQPRWTADFLTLAPATAAPTFAEELAVVAGRDDDRIRADLRAARPGPLADLLCGDGLVDQVLALLDWVWTQTVRPEWPARERRLRADVVARTARLSTQGWAGVLADFKPTVRWLGEGNLQVNDYPAPPLPLDRAEHLVFVPAHCVRGWVLWDRPTLFGMVYPASGILADDSPPMPDGLDRLIGPNRADILVRLTNPLSTSQLAAITGLSLGAVGDHLRVLRDAGMVTRRRSGREVLYWHTARGAALAGVGASAGPVIPR comes from the coding sequence ATGTCCGTCTGGCAGGTACCGGTGGATCTGTTGGCGCACAGCCGCTTCGTCATCTCGCCGATGACCGACACCGTCGCCGCGTTGCGGGCGTTACACAGCCCACGTCGACCGTGGCAGCATGCCTGGCGCCGCCCGCACCTCGACGCGTACCAGCGGATGGTGGCGGCCCGGCCGCTGCTGCCGGCGTTGCTGGCGGCGGCGTTCCAGCCGCGCTGGACCGCCGACTTCCTCACCCTGGCACCCGCGACGGCGGCACCGACGTTCGCCGAGGAACTGGCGGTGGTCGCCGGGCGCGACGACGACCGGATCCGCGCCGACCTGCGGGCGGCCCGCCCGGGTCCACTCGCCGACCTGCTGTGCGGCGATGGCCTGGTCGACCAGGTGTTGGCCCTGCTCGACTGGGTGTGGACGCAGACCGTGCGACCGGAGTGGCCGGCGCGGGAACGCCGCCTGCGGGCCGACGTGGTGGCCCGTACCGCCCGGCTCAGCACCCAGGGCTGGGCGGGCGTACTCGCCGACTTCAAGCCCACCGTGCGGTGGCTCGGCGAGGGCAACCTCCAGGTCAACGACTACCCCGCACCGCCGTTGCCGCTCGACCGGGCCGAGCATCTGGTGTTCGTCCCGGCACACTGTGTGCGCGGCTGGGTGCTGTGGGACCGGCCGACCCTCTTCGGCATGGTCTATCCGGCCAGCGGCATCCTCGCCGACGACAGCCCACCGATGCCGGACGGGCTGGACCGGCTCATCGGCCCGAACCGCGCGGACATCCTCGTCCGGTTGACGAATCCACTGAGTACGTCGCAACTCGCGGCGATCACCGGGCTGTCCCTGGGCGCGGTCGGTGACCATCTGCGGGTGCTCCGCGACGCCGGCATGGTGACCCGGCGGAGGTCGGGCCGGGAGGTGTTGTACTGGCACACCGCGCGCGGCGCCGCCCTGGCCGGGGTCGGCGCGTCGGCCGGACCGGTCATTCCACGGTGA
- a CDS encoding MFS transporter has protein sequence MPIRGGSALTAVAMAYAISSMGDQVALVALTLRFYEQGASAVLISALVVVGVLPIVVIGPLAAPLIDRVESRRLVTAVALVQAAVVVVVALTDHVGVTLLLVAALGAGLAVVSPALLLLVPAVVGEERVAYGYGRLEAFRAVGNVLGPALAGILVAAFGSRGALLIDAVSFVLMAMVVTAVAVRREPVSGARAHWSQQVREGVVVLGRNRMLVTAVSALAAAVVFTATMSTARVFFAREDVGTTDVGYGLLLTAHAVGMVAASVLLAPRVPVAAQPRVLAGAGLLMGVALTVVAVLPVLAVALVGFVCTGIANALQNLAVRNLIHAEVPAEVRGRAFACASALLNGANLSGTALGGPAVVVLGGATSLLVAGLGAVVATLAAAPVLLRRGPTTS, from the coding sequence ATGCCGATTCGCGGCGGTTCCGCGCTGACCGCAGTCGCCATGGCCTACGCGATCTCCTCGATGGGTGACCAGGTCGCGCTGGTGGCCTTGACCTTGCGCTTCTACGAGCAGGGCGCCTCAGCGGTCCTGATCTCCGCCCTCGTGGTGGTGGGAGTGCTGCCGATCGTGGTGATCGGGCCGTTGGCCGCGCCGTTGATCGACCGGGTGGAGAGCCGCCGTCTGGTCACGGCGGTCGCCCTGGTGCAGGCCGCCGTGGTGGTGGTCGTGGCACTCACCGATCACGTCGGCGTCACGCTGCTGCTCGTGGCCGCGTTGGGGGCCGGTCTCGCCGTCGTCTCGCCGGCACTGTTGCTCCTGGTGCCCGCAGTCGTCGGTGAGGAACGGGTCGCGTACGGCTACGGGCGCCTGGAAGCCTTCCGGGCGGTCGGGAACGTCCTCGGGCCGGCCCTGGCCGGAATCCTCGTGGCCGCGTTCGGCAGTCGGGGCGCACTGCTGATCGACGCGGTGTCGTTCGTGCTGATGGCGATGGTCGTCACCGCCGTCGCGGTGCGCCGCGAGCCGGTGTCCGGTGCTCGCGCACACTGGTCGCAGCAGGTGCGCGAGGGCGTCGTCGTGCTGGGCCGCAACCGCATGCTGGTCACCGCCGTCTCCGCACTGGCCGCTGCGGTCGTCTTCACCGCCACCATGAGCACCGCCCGGGTGTTCTTCGCCCGCGAGGACGTGGGCACCACCGATGTCGGCTACGGACTGCTGCTCACCGCCCACGCCGTCGGCATGGTGGCCGCGTCGGTCCTCCTCGCGCCCCGCGTGCCGGTGGCCGCCCAGCCGCGCGTGCTCGCGGGAGCCGGGCTCCTCATGGGTGTGGCGCTGACCGTCGTCGCCGTGCTCCCCGTCCTCGCCGTGGCACTCGTCGGCTTCGTGTGCACCGGCATCGCCAACGCCCTGCAGAACCTGGCCGTCCGGAACCTCATCCACGCCGAGGTACCCGCCGAGGTGCGGGGTCGTGCCTTCGCCTGCGCCTCGGCGCTCCTCAACGGCGCCAACCTCTCCGGCACCGCGCTGGGTGGACCGGCCGTGGTGGTCCTCGGCGGCGCGACCAGCCTCCTCGTCGCGGGTCTCGGCGCAGTCGTCGCCACGCTCGCGGCAGCACCGGTCCTGCTCCGCAGGGGTCCCACTACCTCGTAG
- a CDS encoding copper resistance protein CopC, with the protein MRRLPTAPRRVVSGLLALVLASAAVLLGSTPPAAAHGTLAVSTPAEGATVDTPLTTVELQFTEQVRDDAYFAVTAPGGARVDNGWTHGTPTPLDRPVREYFLVDGVFEPREYATGFPAVVTLAHLPATGRYSVSYLSVASDGETVRGTMSFRYTGPVTKAPAGWQAPTDQPAPALLAAAEQHGTSGSGATPAASPEAAPAPAMTEPPSSSGDGGGGAGWLAWLTGAVALGAAVAALLVLRRRPTTGVPAGRSRPTRPRGDTRRTGTGRRSGASAVPATTTKKPASARKPGGGGVKTSTVTASTAKAGRTSTVATSSARASATSAADRRPSAGVPVGALATTERETPVVDPPDDSAPARTGPENRHGDTRLVLLVGGLVVALLAGFGLGRLGTGEPRTTSTGGQQAAAAGSPVAGAVAGDGHQHPSGTGPHTHPGDGTGQATGTEVSVSGYTLQPVLRTQQAGKALDYRLRIVGPDGQPATRFAVVHEKPLHLIVVGNDLGGYQHLHPTMASDGTWSVPLTVAKAGDYRVYADFSVTTTDGRQLPLVLGVDHHVPGAYTPAGLPPPQRETTAGPYSVALEGTPTVGVTTPLALRVTRTGGTEPARLDRYLGAYGHLVLIREGDLGLVHVHPEQELVDGAVTFWLTPPSPGRYRAFFDFQVDGEVHTAAYTVTVT; encoded by the coding sequence ATGCGTCGACTCCCAACGGCTCCCCGACGCGTGGTCTCGGGCCTCCTCGCGCTCGTCCTCGCCTCGGCCGCCGTCCTCCTCGGGTCCACCCCACCGGCCGCCGCCCACGGCACCCTGGCGGTGTCCACACCGGCCGAGGGCGCCACCGTCGACACACCACTGACCACAGTGGAACTGCAATTCACCGAGCAGGTCCGGGACGACGCGTACTTCGCCGTCACCGCGCCCGGCGGCGCCCGGGTCGACAACGGTTGGACACACGGGACACCCACACCCCTGGACCGCCCGGTCCGGGAGTACTTCCTGGTCGACGGTGTCTTCGAGCCACGCGAGTACGCCACCGGCTTCCCGGCGGTGGTGACCCTCGCGCACCTGCCCGCGACCGGCCGCTACTCGGTCAGCTACCTCTCCGTCGCCTCCGACGGCGAGACCGTACGCGGCACCATGAGCTTCCGCTACACCGGACCGGTCACCAAGGCACCCGCCGGCTGGCAGGCGCCCACGGACCAGCCCGCCCCGGCACTGCTCGCCGCCGCCGAGCAGCACGGGACGTCCGGGTCCGGCGCGACGCCCGCCGCCTCACCCGAGGCGGCCCCCGCACCGGCTATGACCGAGCCCCCCTCATCTTCCGGCGACGGCGGCGGCGGTGCCGGATGGCTCGCATGGCTCACCGGCGCGGTGGCGCTCGGCGCGGCGGTCGCGGCCCTGCTCGTCCTGCGTCGCCGCCCCACCACCGGCGTCCCCGCCGGCCGATCGCGCCCCACCCGCCCCCGGGGTGACACCCGCCGGACCGGCACCGGACGTCGATCCGGCGCGAGCGCGGTCCCGGCGACCACCACGAAGAAGCCGGCGTCGGCGCGGAAGCCCGGCGGCGGCGGAGTCAAGACGTCCACGGTGACCGCCTCCACAGCGAAAGCCGGCCGGACCTCGACGGTGGCGACGTCCTCGGCGCGCGCAAGCGCGACGTCGGCGGCCGATCGGAGGCCCTCGGCGGGCGTCCCGGTCGGTGCGCTCGCCACCACCGAGCGGGAAACGCCGGTCGTCGACCCACCGGACGACTCGGCACCGGCCCGCACCGGCCCGGAGAACCGACACGGTGACACCCGGCTGGTGCTGCTGGTCGGTGGGCTGGTGGTGGCCCTGCTGGCCGGATTCGGGCTGGGCCGCCTCGGCACCGGCGAGCCACGCACCACCAGCACGGGCGGCCAGCAGGCAGCCGCCGCCGGTTCCCCGGTCGCCGGAGCGGTGGCGGGCGACGGACACCAGCACCCGTCGGGCACCGGTCCCCACACGCACCCCGGCGACGGCACCGGCCAGGCGACCGGCACCGAGGTCAGCGTGAGCGGCTACACCCTCCAGCCGGTGCTGCGGACGCAACAGGCCGGCAAGGCCCTCGACTACCGGCTCCGGATCGTCGGCCCCGACGGGCAGCCCGCCACCCGGTTCGCGGTGGTGCACGAGAAGCCGCTGCACCTGATCGTGGTCGGCAACGACCTCGGCGGCTACCAGCACCTGCACCCGACGATGGCGTCGGACGGCACCTGGAGCGTCCCGCTGACCGTGGCGAAGGCCGGCGACTACCGCGTCTACGCCGACTTCTCCGTCACCACCACCGACGGTCGACAACTGCCGCTGGTGCTCGGCGTCGACCACCACGTCCCCGGGGCGTACACCCCGGCAGGGCTGCCACCGCCGCAGCGCGAGACGACCGCCGGGCCGTACTCGGTCGCGCTGGAGGGTACGCCCACGGTGGGCGTGACCACGCCACTGGCACTACGGGTCACCCGCACCGGCGGCACCGAGCCGGCCCGACTGGACCGCTACCTCGGCGCGTACGGGCACCTGGTGCTGATCCGGGAGGGGGACCTGGGTCTCGTACACGTCCACCCCGAGCAGGAGCTGGTCGACGGCGCCGTGACGTTCTGGCTGACCCCGCCCAGCCCCGGCCGGTACCGCGCGTTCTTCGACTTCCAGGTCGACGGCGAGGTGCACACGGCCGCGTACACGGTCACCGTGACGTGA
- a CDS encoding DUF2470 domain-containing protein has product MQPSSAEIARTLAGSTTLATVVAYRGPTVTDVRHGAADDGRILLLCRRDEPLAGITGSVLVHIADVPPLPFSPTWGRLRVGGRATPLAGAAARAAADAVAATLPDPDLLDIGAETVIVEVVPKRVTLAGRDRDLPVRLVDYRAAAPDPISAMERPLLVDLVDHHGTRFYPFLRRQLVAAGVDLPADCLPCPLRLDRYGLLVSIPTPSGGSACYRLCFTPPLNGQEDLVQRLHPVLFHPCDRH; this is encoded by the coding sequence ATGCAACCCAGTAGCGCCGAGATCGCCCGCACCCTGGCCGGCAGCACGACGCTTGCCACCGTGGTGGCGTACCGCGGGCCGACCGTGACCGACGTGCGGCACGGTGCCGCCGACGACGGCCGCATCCTGCTGTTGTGCCGACGGGACGAGCCGCTCGCCGGCATCACCGGCTCGGTGCTCGTGCACATCGCGGACGTGCCGCCACTGCCGTTCTCGCCGACCTGGGGCCGGTTGCGGGTCGGTGGCCGGGCGACCCCGCTGGCCGGGGCCGCCGCCCGCGCCGCCGCCGACGCGGTGGCGGCCACCCTGCCCGACCCGGACCTGCTGGACATCGGTGCGGAGACGGTCATCGTGGAGGTGGTGCCGAAACGCGTCACGCTCGCCGGCCGGGACCGGGACCTGCCGGTACGCCTCGTCGACTACCGGGCCGCCGCGCCCGACCCGATCTCCGCGATGGAGCGACCGCTCCTGGTCGACCTGGTCGACCACCACGGCACCCGGTTCTATCCGTTCCTGCGGCGGCAGTTGGTCGCCGCCGGGGTCGACCTGCCCGCCGACTGTCTGCCGTGTCCGCTGCGGCTGGACCGGTACGGGCTGCTGGTGTCGATTCCCACCCCCAGCGGCGGGAGCGCCTGCTACCGGCTCTGCTTCACTCCGCCGCTGAACGGGCAGGAGGACCTGGTGCAGCGGCTGCATCCGGTGCTGTTCCACCCGTGCGACCGGCACTGA
- a CDS encoding DUF2470 domain-containing protein, producing the protein MSKAPLAATTATPAERLRTLLAAADSLRLRTTRHRADLIGRHSLDADGLLRVALPAHAELARHLLDTGEVPALVEITDLAPVPARHRVRARATLTGWLTLDDLDGGDVTAFLALATADLVDADGDATVDPDDLAAADPDPLAPYEADLLRHLYAAHPETLGGLTRLVPADRRAGAGRVHPLRLDRHGIVLRLEVPEGHRDVRLAFAEPLTGPDDVGAGLSRLLGGEPGCPTCVHPHP; encoded by the coding sequence TTGAGCAAGGCACCCCTGGCGGCGACCACCGCCACACCGGCCGAGCGACTGCGTACGCTGCTCGCCGCCGCGGACTCGCTGCGCCTGCGGACCACCCGCCACCGCGCGGACCTGATCGGACGGCACTCCCTCGACGCCGACGGGCTGCTCCGGGTGGCGCTGCCCGCCCACGCCGAACTGGCCCGACACCTGCTGGACACGGGGGAGGTGCCGGCGCTGGTCGAGATCACCGACCTGGCACCGGTCCCGGCCCGCCACCGGGTCCGGGCGCGGGCCACGCTCACCGGCTGGCTCACCCTGGACGACCTCGACGGTGGCGACGTGACCGCCTTCCTCGCGCTCGCCACCGCCGACCTCGTCGACGCCGACGGCGACGCCACCGTCGACCCGGACGACCTGGCCGCCGCCGACCCCGACCCGCTCGCCCCGTACGAGGCCGACCTGCTGCGTCACCTGTACGCCGCACACCCGGAGACGCTCGGTGGCCTGACCCGTCTGGTGCCGGCCGACCGGCGGGCCGGTGCCGGCCGGGTCCACCCGCTGCGGCTCGACCGGCACGGGATCGTGCTGCGCCTGGAGGTGCCCGAGGGGCACCGGGACGTCCGGCTCGCCTTCGCCGAGCCGCTCACCGGACCGGACGACGTCGGCGCGGGGCTGTCCCGCCTGCTCGGCGGCGAGCCCGGCTGCCCCACCTGCGTCCACCCCCACCCGTGA
- the rpsD gene encoding 30S ribosomal protein S4, translating to MNQSRPKIKRSRRLGIPLTPKCVRYFERRPYPPGVHGRARTKESDYKVRLLEKQRLKAQYDLREKQLRLAFERAVGRPGKTGEELVIDLETRLDALVLRAGLARTIYQARQAVTHGHVNVNGRRVDRPSARLRPDDVIAVREGSRTKTPFVVAAAGAHAPERTAPYLDVDLAGLTARLIRLPQRAEVPVRCDEQLVVEYYSR from the coding sequence ATGAACCAGTCCCGCCCGAAGATCAAGCGCTCCCGCCGCCTCGGCATCCCGCTCACCCCCAAGTGCGTGCGGTACTTCGAACGCCGGCCCTACCCACCCGGCGTGCACGGTCGGGCGCGGACCAAGGAGAGCGACTACAAGGTCCGGCTGCTGGAGAAGCAGCGCCTCAAGGCGCAGTACGACCTGCGGGAGAAGCAGCTCCGGTTGGCCTTCGAACGCGCCGTGGGCCGTCCGGGCAAGACCGGCGAGGAACTGGTGATCGACCTCGAGACGCGCCTGGACGCCCTGGTCCTGCGCGCCGGTCTCGCCCGCACCATCTACCAGGCCCGCCAGGCCGTCACCCACGGGCACGTCAACGTCAACGGACGGCGGGTGGACCGTCCCTCGGCCCGGTTGCGCCCCGACGACGTGATCGCGGTCCGCGAGGGCAGCCGCACCAAGACGCCGTTCGTGGTGGCCGCCGCCGGTGCGCACGCCCCGGAACGGACCGCCCCCTATCTCGACGTCGACCTGGCCGGGCTGACCGCACGGCTGATCCGGTTGCCACAGCGCGCCGAGGTGCCGGTGCGCTGCGACGAGCAACTGGTCGTCGAGTACTACTCCCGCTGA
- a CDS encoding DUF6403 family protein has protein sequence MSPSLLTWLTGGVLLLGAGLLTTLLPRLRSRRQDRLVAWSTARAAIDSATVSRDAAGTRLPEADGLLARAELLAADRGGVTAARAAADFARRADALWQARR, from the coding sequence ATGTCACCATCCCTGCTCACCTGGCTCACCGGCGGCGTACTGCTGCTGGGTGCCGGACTCCTCACCACCCTCCTGCCCCGCCTGCGGTCGCGACGGCAGGACCGCCTCGTGGCCTGGTCGACCGCCCGGGCCGCGATCGACAGCGCCACGGTCAGCCGCGACGCGGCGGGCACCCGACTGCCGGAGGCCGACGGCCTGCTGGCCCGCGCCGAACTGCTCGCCGCCGACCGTGGCGGCGTCACGGCCGCCCGCGCGGCGGCCGACTTCGCCCGCCGCGCCGACGCGCTGTGGCAGGCACGGCGGTGA
- a CDS encoding DUF2207 domain-containing protein, translating to MDGRLLLDLTVGLGALAGWLLLYGVLRWVTRPAAVSPAPATPELGAEPPAVVNLLVNRWSLTEDAAEATLLDLAARGFFEVRQPGADPMQSTVHLPAAPPDEAGLRPYERLVLDRVRGLAVDGVLPLTALTFRDEARARAWNKRLRGQVVADARAAGLSRRRFGPRVTGLLVGTALVAAVVVGLAALHLASWHPTSGNHAFIAGIAVFVLFSTLAGASPGERDTALGRQVATRWLGVRDWLRGHEQFDELPPAAVAIWDRYLGYGAAVGATHLASAVLDLGLGDRTSVWSSYGGTWRRVRVRYPRLLLRYGRSVPRLLAGGVIGIAVGGFLLNAVGPTFTLTPSTVNQAARIFDLVRNGVVVLTVLVLLSGIHTVVRTLVDLVTERTVTGEVLWIEVWRSTTQGENRPARPWLHYLAVDDGTADRTTAWGLPSEWASRCHDGDMVTLRVRPWSRRVVELSVVGHGRSRLPTGTVAPDPVGPPSAGGGSGPVAPPPPPTATP from the coding sequence ATGGACGGTCGTCTCCTGCTCGACCTGACGGTGGGGCTGGGCGCCCTCGCCGGCTGGCTGCTGCTCTACGGTGTGCTCCGGTGGGTCACCCGGCCCGCCGCCGTGTCGCCCGCGCCGGCCACCCCGGAACTCGGCGCCGAACCGCCCGCCGTGGTCAACCTGCTGGTCAACCGTTGGTCGCTGACCGAGGACGCCGCCGAGGCGACCCTGCTCGACCTCGCCGCCCGGGGCTTCTTCGAGGTACGCCAACCCGGTGCCGACCCGATGCAGAGCACGGTGCACCTGCCGGCGGCTCCGCCCGACGAGGCCGGGCTGCGTCCGTACGAGCGACTGGTGCTCGACCGGGTGCGGGGGCTCGCGGTGGACGGCGTCCTGCCACTGACCGCGCTGACCTTCCGCGACGAGGCCCGGGCCCGGGCGTGGAACAAGCGGCTGCGCGGGCAGGTGGTCGCCGACGCCCGTGCCGCCGGGCTGTCCCGGCGGCGCTTCGGCCCGCGCGTGACCGGTCTGCTGGTCGGCACGGCGCTGGTCGCCGCCGTGGTGGTCGGCCTGGCCGCGCTGCACCTGGCGAGCTGGCATCCGACCTCGGGCAACCACGCGTTCATCGCCGGGATCGCCGTGTTCGTCCTGTTCTCCACGCTGGCCGGGGCGTCACCGGGCGAACGCGACACGGCGCTCGGCCGTCAGGTGGCGACCCGGTGGCTCGGTGTCCGGGACTGGCTGCGCGGGCACGAGCAGTTCGACGAACTGCCGCCGGCCGCGGTGGCGATCTGGGACCGCTACCTCGGCTACGGTGCCGCCGTCGGCGCCACCCACCTGGCCAGCGCGGTGCTCGACCTCGGCCTCGGCGACCGCACGTCGGTCTGGTCGTCGTACGGCGGCACGTGGCGCCGGGTCCGCGTCCGCTATCCCCGGCTGTTGCTCCGCTACGGCCGCTCGGTGCCGCGCCTGCTGGCCGGCGGCGTGATCGGCATCGCCGTCGGCGGTTTCCTGCTCAACGCCGTCGGTCCCACGTTCACCCTCACCCCGTCGACGGTGAACCAGGCCGCACGGATCTTCGACCTCGTGCGCAACGGCGTCGTCGTGCTGACGGTCCTGGTGCTGCTCTCCGGGATCCACACCGTGGTCCGCACCCTGGTGGACCTGGTCACCGAGCGCACCGTCACCGGTGAGGTGCTCTGGATCGAGGTGTGGCGCAGCACCACTCAGGGCGAGAACCGTCCGGCCCGGCCCTGGCTGCACTACCTGGCCGTGGACGACGGCACCGCCGACCGCACCACCGCGTGGGGGCTGCCCAGCGAGTGGGCGAGCCGCTGCCACGACGGCGACATGGTGACCCTGCGGGTACGGCCCTGGTCACGGCGGGTCGTCGAGCTGTCGGTGGTCGGGCACGGCCGCTCCCGGCTCCCCACCGGCACGGTCGCGCCCGACCCCGTCGGCCCGCCGTCAGCCGGTGGTGGATCCGGGCCGGTCGCGCCGCCGCCCCCGCCGACCGCCACGCCGTGA
- a CDS encoding LemA family protein produces the protein MGSDVVASLVGGLFCLLVVAVLGAATVAYNRLVRRRNQVRASWAQIDVQLSRRHDLIPNLVETVKGYAAHERDALTAVSAARSGALAAATTPGLAGRAGAETVLTEAVGRLLALAEAYPDLRADRNFAALQTELSRTEDRIAYARQFYNSAVQTYNTTVESVPTNLVARVAGFRTRDYFEAGTGERGTVGVRFPGPGA, from the coding sequence ATGGGCAGTGACGTCGTGGCGAGTCTCGTCGGCGGGCTGTTCTGCCTGCTGGTGGTCGCCGTACTCGGTGCGGCGACGGTCGCCTACAACCGTCTGGTCCGCCGCCGCAACCAGGTGCGGGCCTCCTGGGCCCAGATCGACGTGCAGCTCAGCCGCCGGCACGACCTGATCCCGAACCTGGTCGAGACCGTCAAGGGGTACGCGGCGCACGAGCGCGACGCGTTGACGGCGGTGTCCGCCGCCCGCAGCGGTGCGCTGGCCGCCGCCACCACGCCCGGCCTGGCGGGTCGGGCCGGTGCCGAGACCGTGCTGACCGAGGCGGTCGGCCGACTGCTCGCGCTCGCCGAGGCGTACCCGGATCTGCGGGCCGACCGGAACTTCGCGGCGTTGCAGACCGAACTGTCCCGTACCGAGGACCGGATCGCCTACGCCCGGCAGTTCTACAACAGCGCGGTGCAGACGTACAACACCACCGTCGAGTCCGTCCCCACCAACCTGGTCGCCCGCGTGGCCGGCTTCCGGACGCGGGACTACTTCGAGGCCGGGACGGGCGAGCGCGGCACCGTCGGAGTCCGCTTCCCGGGCCCGGGCGCGTGA
- a CDS encoding NAD(+) synthase — protein sequence MNFRSVYQHGFVRVAACTGRTRIAEPTANAEAVLRQARRCAAEGVAVAVFPELGLCGYSIEDLLLQDAVLDEVETALAHLVAESAELLPVLVVGAPLRHRGRVYNCAVLVHRGRVLGVAPKSYIPNYREFYEARQIGAGVDERGGTIRLGGAEVPFGVDLLFTAEDVPGLVLYAEVCEDLWVPVPPSAEAALAGATVLVNLSGSPITVGRAEDRRLLCRSASARCLAAYVYAAAGLGESTTDLSWDGQTMIYENGVLLAETDRFPADERHAVADVDLDLLRQERLRMGTFDDNRRAHAGRTGGFREVRFRLEPPTRDLGLRRRVERYPFVPSDAARLAQDCYEAYHIQVAGLHQRLAATGDPKVVIGVSGGLDSTHALIVAARAMDRAGRPRSDILGFTMPGFATSAHTRDNAHKLMRSLGVTATELDITATARLMLQELGHPFGAGEPVYDVTFENVQAGLRTDYLFRLANQRGGIVLGTGDLSELALGWCTYGVGDQMSHYNVNSGLPKTLIQHLIRWVIGSGQFDEEVGETLRAVLDTEISPELVPGAELQSTESSIGPYALQDFTLFHVLRYGFRPSKIAFLAWHAWHDSAAGTWPPHFPEHKRVAYDLPEIRRWLEVFCRRFFGFAQFKRSAMPNGPKVVAGGSLSPRGDWRAPSDGSAQAWLRDLARWDAD from the coding sequence GTGAACTTCCGCTCCGTCTACCAGCACGGGTTCGTCCGTGTCGCCGCCTGCACCGGGCGTACGCGCATCGCCGAGCCCACCGCCAACGCCGAGGCCGTCTTGCGGCAGGCCCGCCGGTGCGCCGCCGAGGGGGTGGCCGTGGCGGTCTTCCCGGAACTGGGCCTGTGCGGCTACTCGATCGAGGATCTCCTGCTCCAGGACGCGGTGCTGGACGAGGTGGAGACGGCGCTGGCACACCTGGTGGCGGAGTCGGCGGAGCTGCTGCCGGTGCTCGTCGTCGGTGCGCCGCTGCGGCACCGGGGCCGGGTCTACAACTGCGCGGTGCTGGTGCACCGGGGTCGGGTGCTGGGCGTGGCGCCGAAGTCGTACATCCCGAACTACCGGGAGTTCTACGAGGCCCGGCAGATCGGCGCGGGGGTCGACGAGCGCGGCGGGACGATCCGGCTCGGCGGCGCCGAGGTGCCGTTCGGGGTGGACCTGCTGTTCACCGCCGAGGACGTGCCCGGCCTGGTGCTCTACGCCGAGGTCTGCGAGGACCTGTGGGTGCCGGTGCCGCCGAGCGCCGAGGCGGCATTGGCGGGCGCGACCGTCCTGGTCAACCTCTCCGGTAGCCCGATCACGGTGGGTCGGGCCGAGGACCGTCGGCTGCTGTGCCGGTCGGCGTCGGCGCGCTGCCTGGCCGCGTACGTCTACGCGGCGGCCGGTCTGGGCGAGTCCACCACGGACCTGTCCTGGGACGGCCAGACGATGATCTACGAGAACGGGGTCCTGCTCGCCGAGACCGACCGGTTCCCGGCCGACGAGCGGCACGCGGTGGCCGACGTCGACCTGGACCTGCTGCGGCAGGAACGGCTCCGGATGGGCACGTTCGACGACAACCGGCGGGCGCACGCGGGACGCACCGGCGGCTTCCGCGAGGTGCGGTTCCGGCTGGAGCCGCCGACGCGGGACCTCGGGCTGCGGCGGCGGGTCGAGCGGTACCCGTTCGTGCCGTCGGATGCGGCGCGCCTGGCGCAGGACTGCTACGAGGCGTACCACATCCAGGTCGCCGGCCTGCACCAGCGGCTGGCGGCGACCGGCGACCCGAAGGTCGTCATCGGGGTCTCCGGCGGCCTGGACTCGACCCACGCCCTGATCGTCGCGGCACGGGCGATGGACCGGGCGGGCCGGCCGCGCAGCGACATCCTCGGGTTCACCATGCCGGGCTTCGCGACCAGCGCGCACACCCGCGACAACGCCCACAAGCTGATGCGCTCGCTCGGGGTCACCGCGACCGAGCTGGACATCACCGCCACCGCGCGGCTGATGCTCCAGGAACTCGGTCACCCGTTCGGTGCCGGCGAACCGGTCTACGACGTGACGTTCGAGAACGTGCAGGCCGGGCTCCGCACCGACTACCTGTTCCGGCTCGCCAACCAGCGCGGCGGCATCGTGCTCGGCACCGGTGACCTGTCCGAGTTGGCACTGGGCTGGTGCACGTACGGCGTCGGCGACCAGATGAGCCACTACAACGTCAACTCGGGCCTGCCGAAGACCCTCATCCAGCACCTGATCCGGTGGGTGATCGGCAGCGGCCAGTTCGACGAGGAGGTGGGCGAGACGCTGCGCGCGGTGCTGGACACCGAGATCAGCCCGGAGCTGGTGCCGGGCGCGGAACTCCAGTCCACCGAGAGCAGCATCGGCCCGTACGCGTTGCAGGACTTCACCCTCTTCCACGTGCTGCGCTACGGCTTCCGACCGTCGAAGATCGCCTTCCTGGCCTGGCACGCGTGGCACGACTCGGCGGCGGGCACGTGGCCGCCCCACTTCCCGGAGCACAAGCGGGTCGCCTACGACCTGCCGGAGATCCGCCGTTGGCTGGAGGTCTTCTGCCGCCGGTTCTTCGGCTTCGCCCAGTTCAAGCGCTCGGCGATGCCGAACGGCCCGAAGGTCGTCGCCGGTGGTTCGCTCTCCCCGCGCGGCGACTGGCGGGCGCCGTCGGACGGTTCGGCGCAGGCGTGGCTGCGCGATCTCGCCCGCTGGGACGCGGACTGA